In the Candidatus Aminicenantes bacterium genome, one interval contains:
- a CDS encoding RidA family protein, with product MKKQAVSTSSAPRALGPYSQAVRWGNLLFLSGQVGIDPQTGKLVEGGVEAQAHQVFANMTAVLAAAGLDCSCLLKTTVFLKDMAHFKAVNEIYAAHVPEPYPARSAVAVKELPLAAEVEIEAVALIAK from the coding sequence ATGAAAAAGCAAGCCGTGAGCACAAGCTCGGCACCGCGCGCCCTGGGCCCGTATTCCCAGGCCGTGCGCTGGGGAAACTTGCTGTTCCTGTCGGGACAGGTGGGCATTGATCCGCAAACCGGCAAGCTGGTCGAGGGCGGGGTGGAAGCGCAGGCGCACCAGGTTTTCGCGAACATGACCGCCGTTTTGGCCGCGGCCGGGCTCGATTGCAGCTGCCTGCTCAAGACTACCGTGTTCCTGAAGGACATGGCCCATTTCAAGGCGGTCAATGAGATTTACGCCGCCCATGTTCCCGAGCCCTATCCGGCCCGCTCGGCCGTCGCGGTCAAGGAGCTGCCCCTGGCGGCCGAAGTGGAAATCGAGGCCGTGGCGTTAATCGCCAAATGA
- a CDS encoding ATP-binding cassette domain-containing protein has product MMAALHFAQPRRILASYPFMLSGGENQRCLLAMALASRPELLILDEPTAELDAVAQDDSLRVLLDCQRRYGLTVLLISHHLDLIKECAQSLYILCAGAIVAAGTPTTVLAAPGHPYVREIAAFLGTC; this is encoded by the coding sequence ATGATGGCGGCGCTGCATTTCGCCCAGCCGCGGCGCATCCTGGCTTCCTACCCCTTCATGCTCAGCGGCGGCGAGAACCAGCGCTGCCTGCTGGCCATGGCCCTGGCCAGCAGGCCTGAGCTGCTGATCCTGGACGAGCCGACGGCCGAGCTCGATGCCGTTGCCCAGGACGATTCCCTGCGCGTGCTGCTCGACTGTCAGCGCCGCTACGGGCTGACCGTGCTGCTGATCTCCCATCATCTGGACCTGATTAAGGAGTGCGCCCAAAGCCTTTACATCCTTTGCGCCGGAGCGATCGTGGCCGCGGGAACGCCGACGACAGTGCTGGCCGCCCCTGGCCATCCCTACGTCCGGGAGATCGCCGCCTTCCTGGGGACCTGCTGA